The proteins below are encoded in one region of Ereboglobus luteus:
- a CDS encoding AbrB/MazE/SpoVT family DNA-binding domain-containing protein yields the protein MIKTISKIGNSQGIIFDAALLDMARLAVGDQVDITVHDGGTVMITPIKRKITAGDARVSAKKLIRKNAGVFRRLS from the coding sequence ATGATCAAAACCATTTCCAAGATCGGGAACTCCCAGGGAATCATTTTTGACGCCGCCCTGCTTGACATGGCCCGCCTCGCGGTCGGGGACCAAGTTGACATCACCGTGCACGACGGCGGCACCGTGATGATCACTCCGATCAAACGAAAAATCACCGCCGGGGACGCCCGCGTCTCCGCCAAAAAACTCATCCGCAAGAACGCCGGGGTATTCCGGCGTCTCTCATGA